The Iamia sp. SCSIO 61187 genomic sequence CCGGGGGCGACGGTGGACGTCGAGGGGCTCCGCGCCACCGCTGCCGACCACCTGGCGGCCTACAAGCTGCCCCGCGCCGTGGTGCTGGTCGACGCCATCTCCCGGAGCCCCAGCGGCAAGCCCGACTACGCCTGGGCGCGCGAGCAGGCGGTCAGCACCGCTCGTAGAGGACGTAGTAGTCGTCGGGGTCGTTGAGGGGGCAGAACTGCTCGGCGACGACCTGGTTGGGGGCGTCGGAGCCGAACAGGCGGGAGTCGTTGGGCTCGACCCAGGCGTCCCAGACGTGGGAGAGCACCAGCCAGTCGGCGCTGGCCACCTCGTCGGCCAGCCCGGAGTCCTCGGCGTTGGCGATGCCCGGGTCCATCTCGATGTAGTACGTCGCCGGCGTCGTCTCGGGGAACAGGAAGTAGAAGTAGGCGTCGCTGTAGGGCGTCTTGCGGAGGTCGGCGGTCCCCACGAACAGGCGGTCACCGGGCTCGACGCGGGCGGCGAGGGCGTCGGTCACCTGCTGGGCCGACTCGGCGATCTCGGGGGCCCCCAGGTAGAAGGTGCGGTCGCCGTTGCGGACGGCCCAGCCGAAGTAGTCGCCCTCGAGGTTCTGCCGGGTGAGGTCGACCCAGGTGCGGGTCGTGTAGGCGGGGAGCACCAGCACGACGAGCAGCAGCGGCAGCAGGGCCAGGGCCGCCCGGCTCGGGCCGCGCAGGCGGCGGGACCGGGCCGCGGCCCACCACTCGCCCCACTGGACGAAGGCGACGGGCAGGAAGACCATCGACACGCACGAGACCCAGGCCAGGTGGGTGGTGTCCGGGCGCTGCACGGCCTGCGGCAGCAGCCCGACGCCGAAGGCGCCGACGACCACCAGGATGCGGCTGCGCCGGGAGGCGGGGTCGCGGCGGACGGCCACGATGCCGGTGACGAGCAGCGCCACCGCCGCCAGCGGCAGGGCCAGGAACCACAGCGTGACCTGGGCCGACGCGTCGACCATGGGGATCGGCCAGTCGGGCACGCGCAGCTGGGCCACGGCCTGGAGGACGCCGTCGTTGCGGTCCCACGACGGGGGGATGGGCAGGTGGCGCCCGCCTCGCAGGTCGAAGACGGGCTGGAGGAACATGCCCTCGACCACGTTGCCCGGCCCGGCCATGGCCAGGTGCACGACGATCGGGGCCACCCCGGCGAGCACGCCGACGACGAGCGGCACGAGCAGGTCGCGCCCCCACCGCCGCCAGAGCAGCGCCAGGCCGGCCAGCCCGATGGCCAGGACCAGGTCGGGCCGCCACAGCAGCGCCAGGCCGAGCACGACGCCGCCGAGGACGAGCCGCAGGCGGGCACCGCTCTCCCCCGCCTCCAGGCGCCGGGCCCCGGTGAGGGCGACGGCGATGCCGAGCAGCCCGAGGGCCACCCCGCCGTTCCAGGCCAGGGCGGTGAGGCCGATCGGCGTCACGACCAGCAGGACGCCGAGCACCCCGCACACCGTCGCCACCCGCCGCCCCCACGGCAGGGCCAGGTGGAACAGCCCGAAGATGATGCCCAGGTGCTGGACCAGGCCGTAGAACCGCTCGGCGGCCAGGGTCGTGCCCGCCACCTCGAACCAGGCCGCCAGGCTCCAGAGGCTGGCCGGGCCGTAGAGGTGCAGGAAGTCCCGGTTGGGGACGTCACCCGCCAGCACCCGCTCGGGGAAGACGAGCATGAAGCCCTCCTCCATGGGCGGGCCCTGGTACTGGAAGAGGGTGGGCAGCGGGAGGGCGACGGCCAGCCCGACGAGGACGACGGCGAGGACGGTGCCGCGGCGCCCGGCGACCAGCGAGGTCCGCACCCGTCGAACCGCGTCCCACGCGGCGCGGGGCGCGACGGTCTCGGGGACGTCGTCGCGCCGACGGTCGAGCGGGCCGGCCGCCGTGTCGGTCACGACGCCACCCGGCGGTCGGCCACGTGCACGATGGCCACGGCGGCGGCGATGAGGAGGGCCAGCTCGAGCGGGGTGCGGAAGCGGATCGCACCGTAGGCGTAGACGGTGGTCACCAGGACCATCAGGCCGAGGGCCACCAGGGGCCACACCAGGACGTGGCGCCGCCGCAGGAGGACGAGACCGGCGACGCCGATCGGGGCCGTGGCCCACCACGCCCACTGGCCGACCCGCGACGCCTCGTCGGGTCGGCCCTCGATGCGGAGCAGCACCACGTTCTGGCCCGGGCGGAACAGGTCGACCTCGCGCAGGATGCGGGCCGCCACCACCGTGGGGATGCGGTCCAGGTTGTCCCGGGCGTAGGCCTCGCCCTTGTCCCGCCAGTAGCGGGCCTTCTCGGCCTCGTTGCCCTCCGGCTCGCCGGTCCGGGCCCGCTCCTGCTCCTGGCAGTTGAACGACCAGTAGCCGAGCAGCGGGCCGTGGTAGCTCTCGGGGCAGTTGGCGTAGTACAGCACCTCGTCGCCGTTGGTCGACAGGATCACGAAGGACCCGAAGGCGCGCTGGTTGCGGATCGTCCAGGGGGCGAACAGCACCAGGCCGATCAGGCCGACGAGGGCGATCGAGCGCACCTTGGGCCCCCAGCCCAACCCCCGGCGCACCAGGACGAGGGGGGCGACGAGGAGGGGGTAGAGGAACAGGGCTTCGCCCCGGGTGAGGGCGGCGAGGGCGATGGCGAGCCCGAGGAGGCCGGCCCGGGGCAGGTCCGGGCGCTCCCACCAGTGGTAGGCGGCCAGCACGGCGAAGCCCACGAAGGCGGAGTACACCCCCTCGGGCCACAGGGCCCCGTCGATCACCCACAGGTTCGGGTAGGCGGCGACGAGGACGGCGGCGACGATCCCGGCGCGGTCGCCGGCCAACCGGCGGGCGATCAGCCCGGCGGCCACGACGACGAGGACGCCCAGCAGGGCGGCCATGGTCTTGTGGGCGAGGTAGGTGCGGGCCCCGGCCATCGACGCCGTGGCCAGCCAGGTGGACATCAGCGGCGGGTGGATCGCCGACGGGATGGCCAGGCCCTGCTCGACCCAGCGGAACGGCTCGGAGTAGCCGACCCGGTCGGCGAGCATGTTCGCCTGGTGGTGGTAGTAGTACGGGTCCCCGCCGGTGGGGTTGGCTCGGTTGATCGAGACCAGGGTGAGGAGCCGCCAGGCCAGGGCGCCGCTGGTGACGAGGGCGAGCCTCCCGCCGAAGGGGGGCCAGACCCGACCGAGGTCCGCCCCGAAGAGGCGGCGTCCGAGGCCGCCCACGACGAGCCCGGCGGCGACGGCGCCGGCCACGGTGACGATGACCAGGGGCCCGAGCCGCTGGGTGCCGGGGGCGCCGCCGGCGCGCAGGGCCCAGAGCTGGGCGACGAGGGGCACGGCCAGGAGGGCCGGCCACGCGGCGCGGCGCGCCGCGGCGACCAGCGGGGCGGCCCGGAGCGGGGGCCGGGCGGTCAGGCCCAGGAGCGCCAGCCCCCCGCCGAGGGCGACGAGCAGCACCCGGGCCAGCGCCGTGCGCCCCACGCCCCCGGGGTCGAGGACCGTGCCCAGGTCCGGGCTGGTGACCCCGACGACCAGCACCACCGTCACCACCGCGACCCCCGCGGCCACCGGCCGCCGGTCGACGGCGGCCAGCGGGCCGGTGCCCCTCCGGGCGGCGGCGACGAGGGCGCCCACCACGATCCCGGTGCCGACCAGGTCGAGCTGGGCCGGCGGCATGACCCGGAGGACCACCCCCCAGCGCTCGGCGTCGGTGGCGGCGACCAGGACCCGCCCGGCCAGGCCGAGCCCGGCGAGGATCGCGCCCGCGCGCACGGCCAGGGCGACCGGGTCGCCCCCGATGCGGCGCAGGCCCCGCTCCCACAGCGGCAGCAGGAGCGCCCCGGCGGCGACCGTGGTCGCGATCCACCCGAGGCCCAGCCGGCCGGCCGAGGCCGGCGGCCACCCGCCCCGGCCGTCGGGCGGGGCCAGGCTGCCGGCCAGGAGCCACTCCCGCACCACCACGACCCAGGTCGGGACGGCGGCATCGGTCGGGACCAGGGCCCCGGCGGCGGTCGGGAACAGGAACAGGGCGACGGTGACGACGAGCCACCAGGGCACGAGCACCCCGCGGGCCGCGCCCACCCCGGCGGCGCGCAGGCCGCGGACGGGCCGGCCGGCCAGGGCGCGGGTGGTGACACCGAGCTGGGCGGCGGCGGCGGCGGCCACGAGCAGCACCGCGGCCCCGCCGTCGAGGCGCCCGAGGACCCGCCCCAGGGTCGTCGTCGACGCCCCCGACCGTCCGGCCGCCCAGGCCACGGCCACGGCCACGACGGCGCCCCCGGCCACGAGCCACAGGCCGTCGGTGACCCCGCCCGGGCGGTCGGACCCGGCCGGCGCCGACGCGCGGGACGGGGTCGAGGCGGTCACGGGCACGGTGCCCGATCCTACGAGCCGCCCTCGCCCCGACCCGGCATCACCGGGCGGCGCGGGAGGACCCCCGGCTCCCGGCGCCGAAACCCCTCCCACGTCCCACCCCGGAGGCCCGATGCCCGTCCCACCCCTGCCCGACATGGTCGACGTCCTCGACCGCTCGATGGCGATCGACGTCCGCCCCGGCTTGCGCGACCACGCCCGGCTCTGGCTGCTCTGGGGGCCCGGCGCCCGCGCCCGGGTGGCCGAGGAGGCCGCCCTCCTGGCCCAGGCCTCGCTCCGGCCCCGGACGCTCCACGCCGTGGGCCGCACCGGCGTCGACCTGGCCCGCGGGGTCGCCCCCGGGCTCCGGGAGGATGCCCGCCGGCGGCTCCTCGACGGGCCCCTCGAGGAGGGGGCCGCCATCCGCCACGTGCAGGAGCTGGTGCGGGCCGGCGGATCGACCTACATCAAGCTGGGGCAGTTCGTGGCCACCGCCCAGGGGCTCCTCCCCGACGAGTGGGTCGACGCCTTCGGCTGGTGCCGGGACACGGCCACACCGCTCCCGGAGGGCATGGCCGAGGAGCGCTTCGAGCGGCGCTTCCAGGTGCCCGTCGATCGGGTCTTCGCCGAGCTCGACCCCGAGCCCATCGGGGCGGCGTCGATCGCCCAGGTCCACGCCGCGACGCTCCACGACGGCACGCCGGTGGTGGTGAAGGTCAGGCGACCCGGTCTGCGGACCCAGTTCGACCGCGACCTGCGGGCCATGGCCCTCGCCGCCGCGGCCGCCGAGCGGGCGTCGAAGGCGGCGCGGGTGGCCAACCTGACCGGGTTCGTCCAGCTCTTCGCCCAGATGGTGCTGGAGGAGGTCGACTTCCGGTTCGAGGCCCTCAACCAGATCGAGATCGCCCTGGCCTCGGAGGCGGCCGGCCACCACTTCACCCACCTGCCCCACCCGATCCCCCACCTCACCGCCGAGGACGTCCTGGTGATGACCCGGCTCGAGGGGGTGCCCTACACCGACGCCCTGACCGCCTACCCCGACGTCGTCGACGGCGAACGGCTGCTCAACCTGGCCATCACCGCCACCCTCGAGCACATGATCGCCTACGGGATCTTCCACGGTGACCTGCACGCCGGCAACGTGCTCATCAACGCCCAGGGCGACTTCTCCCTGATCGACTTCGGCATCGCCGGCCGGATCGACGCCGAGCAGCGGGCGGCGACGGTCCGGTTCCTGTTCGGCTTCGCCCGCAACGACACCCTGATGCAGCTCGAGGGCCTCCAGGCCTTCGGCGCCGTGCCCCCCGGCTGGGACCTCGAGGTCCTCCGCGACCAGGTCGAGGGGGAGCTGGACGCCATCGACCCGGCGATCCTGGCCCGCACCGGCACCATGACGGTCGAGTCGCTGGGCCAGGCGCTCGGCGCCATCATCCGGGTGCTGGCCCAGAACGGGTTCACCCTGCCCAAGGAGCTGGTGCTGTTCTTCAAGAACCTGCTCTACCTGAACGGGTTCGCGGCGACGCTCACCCCCGACGCCGACCTGTTCAGCCAGATCGAGCCGGCCTTCGGCTACTTCGTCACGAAGTACCCGCAGGAGCTGAGCCAGATCGTCGCCGACGTGCTGTGACGGTCTCGACGCCGACTACTGTGGTGCCCCCGTCCGAACAGTCGTTCGCCAGTCGCCGCCACCACCCGCCCCGCGAGGCCGATGCCACCGAACCCCGACCTCCGGCAGACGATCGACGTCGCCCCCGGGCTCGACCTGGCCGCCACCTTGGGCCCGCTGCGCCTGGGCGTGTCGGACCCCTGCTGGCGGGTCGAGGCGTCGGGACCCTGGTGGTGGGCGACGCGGACACCGGCCGGGCCCCTCACCGTCCACCTCGTCCCCGGTGCCGGGGTCGTCGGCGTGGAGGCCTGGGGCGAGGGCGTCGAGTGGCTCCCCCGCCACCTCGGCCGCCTCCTCGGGCTCGACGCCGACGGACCGCCGGCCGCCCGCACCGAGCTCGTCCGGGCCCTGGCCCAGCGCGTCCCGGGCTTCCGGGTGGCCGGCCACGGTCGGGTGGCCGACGCGGCCATCGACGGCATCTGCCGCCGCGGCGTGTCGGCCTTCGAGGCCGCCCGCTCCTGGCTTCTGATGGTCGAGGCCATGGGCGACGACGCCCCCGGCCCCGGGGGCCTGCGCCTGCCCCCGGCCCCCCGGCGGGTGGCCTCGTGCGATCCCTACGAGCTGCACGTCATGGGCCTCGAGCAGGGGCGGGCCGACGAGGTGCGCCGGGTCGCCTCCCACGCCTCTCGGCTGGAGGCCGGCACCCACGACGGCGGCGCCGAGGCCATCGCCCACCTGGCCGGGATCGCCGGGATCGGGACCGACGCCGTCGAGCACGCCCGCGCCGTCGCCCTGGGCGACCCCGACGCCGTGCCGGTCCTGGACGCGCACCGCACCGCCGCGGTCGTGCGCGCCCTGTGGACCGGCGCCGGCGCCGACGACACGGTCGACGTCCGGTCGCTCCTGGAGCCCCACCGCCCCGAGCGGGGCCTGCTGGTGCGGCTGATCGCCCTGGTCGAGGCGGCCGACGCCGCCGACGACGACGGGGGCCTCACCCCCTGAGCGTCAGCTCACTCCTTGAGGGCCACGGCGTTGGGCGTGACGTTCATCTTGGGCACGTAGTCGTGCTGGGCGACCGAACGGGCCTCGCCGGCGAGGTCGGCGCGCAGGGCCGCCCGGCACGCCCCGCAGGGGCCGTAGGCCGGCTCCTCGACGGCGGTGCCGCACCGGGGACAGGGGAAGGCCAGGTCGCCGGGGGGCGCCTCGGGGGGCACGACCGCGGATCGCCACGGCTCGGGCGGGAACGACGTCTCGACCGGCGGGGTGCTCACCGCCCCAGCCTGCCAGACGCGCCCGCCCGGGTGGTCGACCGCGTCGTCCCCAGGGTCGTCCCCAGGCGGGGGCGGTCCTCCCCCGCGAGATCCACACGTCGCGCCCCTTCCTCCTCACAGGGCGACGGTCGTACGGTCGTCGCATGGCTTGCTTCGAGGTCACGCTCCGAGACCGGACCACCGAGCAGGTGGGCGACGCCGACGCCTACCAGCAGGAGGGGCCGATGACGACGTTCTTCCGCACCGGTGACGGCGGCCGGGTCGACTCGTGGAGCACCCGGGTGGCGTCGGTCCGCACCGCCGACGTCCTCCTCATCCGCCGGGCCACCGAGGCCGAGCCCGTCAGCGTCCTCCGCACGGCCTAGCGCGGGTAGTGGTAGGCGTTGTCCTGCTCGTAGGCGTCGGGGTCGGCCAGGACCACCGGCGTGCCGGCCGGGCGGGCGACCTGGAGCTCGTTGGCGACCGTCTCGCAGGTGCCCTCGTGGGTCGTGTAGGTGCCGGACCACACCAGCCAGATGTCACGGTCGCCGGCGCGGCGCACGGCCTCGGCGGCGAAGTCCACCGGTGAGGCGCCGGCGAGGCGCTCGGCGTAGTCCACCCAGTCGACCAGCTCCGGGGCCTCGAACCGGGGGTAGGTGGCGATGTCGGTGGCGTCCGGCAGCTCGCGGCTCAGCGCCGGGCCCAGCTGGTCGGGGCACACCAGCACCAGCGGGCCGTCCGGGCCCGTCGTCGGGCCGGCGGCCTCGATGGCCTCGGCGGCCTGCCGGGCCTGGGTGCGGGGCCGGCTCACCGCGGTGCGCACCCCCGACGTGACGCCGAGGACGAGCACGGCGACCAGGACGATGCGGAACGCCACGGCGCTGCCGATGCGGGCCAGCCCCACCCCGGCCAGCACCAGCACCAGGGCGGCGACGACGGAGAAGTACCGGGTGGCGTAGGCGGCGCCGGCCACGAACGACGCCGCCGCCGCGACGGCCAGCGTCCCGACGATGACCAGGCCCAACCGGCGGACCTCCGGGCGGGTGCGCAGGTCGAGCTCGACCCGGGTGCCGGAGCCCGGCGCCGCCACCAGCCCCAGGGCGACGAGGATGGCCAGGGCCACGGCCAGCAGGATCGACTCCCCCGCCGCCCCGCCCCCCAGGTCGATCAGCGACGTCGCCGCCACCTCGGTGGGGATCGACGGCTCGGCCCACGGCGTGCCGGTGTGGGCGGCCTGCTCCAGCAGGGTCGGCACCCACGGCAGGAACGAGACGCCGCCGACGACGAGGGCGCCGGCGACCCGCAGCGACGACCGGACCCTCTCGCGGTCGCCCCGGCGGTGGCCCAGGTACGCCCGGACCAGGATCCCCACCCCCGACGCCGCGGTGAGCCACAGGCCCCAGTAGTGGGTCCAGAGCAGGGCACCGGTGAGGAGGGCGAGCAGCGCCAGCCGGGGCAGGTCGGGCCGGCGGAGGGCCCGGTCGGCCACGAGCCAGCCCGCCACCGACAGCACCAGGACCAGCTCGTACATGCGGGCCTCGGTGGCGTACCGCAGCACGTAGGGGTTGAGGGCGACCAGGAGGGCGGCGGCCCACGCCGCCCGACGGCCACCGATCCGCCCGGCGGCCACGAAGACCAGGGGGAGCAGGGCCAGGCCGATGACGCCCGAGAGGAGGCGGACGGCCACGTCGCCCTGGCCGAACACCTCCTGCCACCCCCGGAGGAGCACGTAGTAGAGCGGCGGGTGGCCGTCGCGCTCGAGGGCCGCCGGGATGTCCCCGAGCGGCAGGGCGGCGATGTTCGAGCTGAGGGCCTCGTCGAGCCACAGCGGCGAACGCTGCACCACCCGGAGGGCCAGGCCGGCGACGGCGATGACGGCCAGCCCGACGATGTCGAGGGCGCGGCCGGCGCGCCACGGCAGCGGGGCGACCTCGATCGCCGGCCAGGGAGGAGGGGTCGTCGGGCCGGGGACGGCCGGCCGATCCGAGTCGCCCACCTACGGGGCGACGGGGACGGGCTGCCCGGTCGGACCGCCGGCGGGCGTGGCGTCGGGCTCGTCCTCGTCGGGTCGCGCTCCGGGGCCGCCCGCGGCGGTGACGGCGTCGGCGCTCGTCATCAGGCTCCGCAGGGCGATGACGGCGACGGCGTAGACGCAGAGGGCGACGACCATCACCACCCGGAAGCCGAAGGTCATCGACAGGAGCGTGGTCAGCACCGACCCCATCACCGAGGCGAACCCGTTCACCGCCCAGCCCCACGCCACGTACTCCCGCGACAGCGACGTGAGCCGGCCGACGGCGCCGAGCCCGAGCGGCATGAACATGCCGAGGCACAGCCCGAGGGGCGCCATGAGCAGGAAGGCCACGATGACCCGCAGGGCGAGGCTGAGGCCGAACAGGCCGTCGACGATGCCGGGCAGGGCCAGCTCGTAGAAGAGCGTCAGCACGGCCAGGGCCCCGAGCAACCAGAGCCCGACCGTCCACCCCCGGTGGACGACCCGCTCGCTGAGCAGGGCGCCGACGCCGGTGAAGATCAGCACCGACGCCAGGGTCACCGTGAGCGAGTAGGTCGGGTACCCCAGGAACAGGGTGAGCCGCTGGATCAGGGTGATCTCGAAGAACAGGAAGCCCATGCCCAGGCACGAGAAGTAGAGCGCCGAGATGGGCTTGCGGGGCAGGGCCTTCCAGTCCTTGCGGATGGCGAGGAACGGGAGGATCAGGAAGGTCACCGCGAACAGGGCCGAGATCCCGAGCAGGAGGAGCAGCACCCGCTCGCCGATGCCGCTCTCGGGGTCGACGGTGTCGGACGGCTGGAGCGACTGGTCCATGTCGCGGAGGACCGACCCGGGCCGGGCGAAGTTCCAGAAGTAGGGCGCGTCGTCGGTGATCGGCTCGACGTCGTAGGCGAAGTCGTCGTACCACTCGTCGAGCTCGTCGTCGGGCAGGGTGAGGATCTCCGACACCGGGCTGCCGTCGGGCGGGATCCCCGGGGCGTGGCGGAGCACGACGGCGCTGGTGTTGGCCGGGTCGGCGGCCGCCACGCCGGTCATGAAGTCGACCTGCTGGGTGAACCGCTCGACCTCCTCGTCGGTGAAGGGCGTGTCCTTCACCAGCACCGTGGAGTAGGCGGTGGCCCCGACGGCGGTGGGGCTGGTGGCCACGAGCACGTGCTCGCTCGGGTCCTCGACGCCTCGGTCCTCGAGCGCCTTGCGGACCGTGCTCACGTAGCGGGCCGTCCGGTAGGGCCGGTTCTCGTAGTCGATCTCGCCGAACTGGGCGGCGAGGATGCCGTCGTCGGTCAGCTTGTCGAGGGAGGCGTCGACGGCGTCGGCGGTGTAGAGGTAGCTCTCGGACAAGACGAACGCGCCGGCGCTGGCCGCGTTCGAGGCCGCGTAGCTGTCGGGGGCCGGGAACCAGACGAGGTCGAACTCCTTGTCGCTGCGCTCGACGAACGACCGGCCGTCGCCCAGCTCGTAGTTGACGTTGGGCTCGTAGGCGACCCGCCCGGAGTACTCGGCGTACTCGTCGAGGAGGAGGCCGTGGGTGACGGGGTTGAGCTCGATGGCGTCGATGTGGTCGGCCCCGAAGGCGAGCGAGGTGAGGATCTCGTTGCCGCCGGCGGCGCCGACGATCACGACGTTGCCAGGGCCGCCCTCGGTGTCGAGGATGCCGTCGTCGCTGAGCACCGCGAACGGGAGCGAGCGGGCGTCGGCGATGTACTTGGTCTCCAGGCTCTCCAGCTCGCCGTCCCAGGCGTGGATGCTCGAGCCGATCAGCCCGTCGTGGAACAGGATCACGTTGGCCCCGACGTCCTGGGTGTCGACCCGGAAGATGGGGCTCCACCGCGACTCCTGCACGGCGTCGGAGTCGGGCGACTGCTTGCTCTCGTCGGGGATGACGTGGATGGCGTCGACGGCGAGGACGCCCACCACCAGCAGCACGGCCACCAGCCCCGCCGGCACCAGCTGGCGCGGCGAGCGGTCGGGCAGGAACCGGCCGACCGAGACCCCGGCCAGGATCAGCCCGGCGATCATGATCGCCGTGGGCGGGCCGAGGAACCGGATCATGAAGACCACTGCGGCGCAGGCCAGCCCGGCGCCGATGAGGTCGGCGAAGTAGAGGCGGCCGATGCCCTGGCTCTCGCGCCCGAAGAACGTCGAGATGATCACCCCGACCATGGCGAAGGGCGCGAACAGGGCGACGCACACGACGATCAGCAGCGCCAGGTTCTTGAACGAGGTGCCCGTGCCGTACTGCCAGATGTTGGCCACCGTGACCGGCGTCCAGGCCACGACCACGTAGCCCACCGCGGTGAGGAGGGCGGCCAGGCCCGCGCACCACCCGACGACGGTCGACAGCCGGGCCTGGCGCAGCCTGGGCGACAGCGCCACCGCCACCCCGCCGGCGCCGATGCCGAGCAGGGCCAGGCCGATGATCAGGTACGTGTAGTAGTAGAAGAACTTGAACGAGAAGATGCGGGTGTAGCTGATCTCCAGCAGGAGGCCGGCCCCGGCCACGAGGAACATGTCGACGAGGTCGTGACGGGGGATGACCGTCCGGCCGCTGTCGGGGGGCGCGGCGGAGGAGCGTTCAGGGGCGTCGACGGCCATCCGCCGACCTTAGAGGGCCGGCCCCGGAGGACCCCATCACCGCCGGCGCGACGGCGCTCAGCGCGCCGGGCCGGGGGTCCCGGCGGCGGCGGCCACGTCCGCGCCGGTCTCGGGGGCCACCGGGGTGCGGGCGAAGGGGACGATCCGCTCGGCCAGCCACGCCCAGACCGGCGTGCTGGCCCCGGCGGCGTAGTGGCTGCCGTCGGGACGGAGCTCCACGCCGTCGATCTCCTCGAGGAACCGCCCGCCGGGGCACACCAGCTCCCCCGGGTCGATGAACGTGGCCCGCGGTCCCAGGTCGGCGGCGTAGTCCGCCATCACGTCGTTGACCCACGCCACCCGCTCGGGGTCGTTGCGCTCGCTGTCGGGCCCGCCGAGGCGCAGGGAGCGCTCGCGCATGCACGGCGTCCCCATCACCACGAAGCGGACGTCGGGGCGGACGGCGAGCAGGGCGCTCACCCCCCGGTCGAGGCCCTCCCGCACCAGGTCGCGCATCTCGTCGGTGCCGCTCTCGACCCGCTCCCCGTCGACGAGGTGGTCGTAGACCTCCCACGCCCCGAACTGGATCATCACCACGTCGGGCTCGAGCTCCGACGCCCGCACCTGCCAGTACTCGGTCCACAGGTCGCACTGCTCGGACTGGTCCTCGACCTGACCGCCCGGGAGGGGCGCGCCGTCGACGACGCCGCACCCGATCAGCGCCCCCGTCCCGAGGTCGATGGTCGGCGGGACGACGTGGGTGCCGAACGAGAGCGTCCACGCCACCGAGTCGCCGACGACCAGGACCCGCACCGGGCGGCCCTCGGGGACCGGCGGGAGGCCCTGCTCGGACACGACCCGGCGGATCTCATGGGGGATGGTGGGCGGTGGTGCCGGCGGCAGGTCGGGCACGCCCCGGGGGGCGGTGACCAGCTCCGGCGGGAGCCCGGCGGCCGTGGCGGTGGCGCCCTGGGGCACCCGCAACGTGCCGGCGACGAGGATCCACACGACGAGGCCGGCGAGCACGGCCGCCGTCGCCGGGCGGCTGCGGGCCGCGCCGGGGATCCGGAGCTTGAGGCCGTCGAGCCCGTGGCGGCGCACCGGCTCCTCGATCCAGCGGTACGAGGCCACGGCGGCGGCCACCGCCACCGCGGTCCGCAGGGCGAGGAGGGCCGGCTGCTGCCAGGCGGCGGCACCGTCGAGCCCGGTGCGCTCCGGGGTCAG encodes the following:
- a CDS encoding acyltransferase family protein, translating into MATHPPERPTLPPPRRPLMRNVPAIDGMRAVAVTGVLLFHGGVSWMPGGFLGVDVFFVLSGYLITTLLLRERVATGAIDLRAFWIRRLRRLAPALLVLLAAVGVAAPFLIEGTQRASVRGDGLAALGYVANWRFIVTEQSYFAGTPSPLRHLWSLSVEEQWYLVFPLVVAALVRSVRRIRLVCAGLVAATIASALWMAHLSSGPVELSRAYYGTDARAHSLLVGAVLAVVAAQWPVHRARRLLAGLGTLGAGVVVAAFVLVSEADRWMYRGGFLGLALASAAVVAAVALPHRPGPLATALGWRPLVAVGRISYGLYLWHWPVDVALTPERTGLDGAAAWQQPALLALRTAVAVAAAVASYRWIEEPVRRHGLDGLKLRIPGAARSRPATAAVLAGLVVWILVAGTLRVPQGATATAAGLPPELVTAPRGVPDLPPAPPPTIPHEIRRVVSEQGLPPVPEGRPVRVLVVGDSVAWTLSFGTHVVPPTIDLGTGALIGCGVVDGAPLPGGQVEDQSEQCDLWTEYWQVRASELEPDVVMIQFGAWEVYDHLVDGERVESGTDEMRDLVREGLDRGVSALLAVRPDVRFVVMGTPCMRERSLRLGGPDSERNDPERVAWVNDVMADYAADLGPRATFIDPGELVCPGGRFLEEIDGVELRPDGSHYAAGASTPVWAWLAERIVPFARTPVAPETGADVAAAAGTPGPAR
- a CDS encoding MFS transporter encodes the protein MAVDAPERSSAAPPDSGRTVIPRHDLVDMFLVAGAGLLLEISYTRIFSFKFFYYYTYLIIGLALLGIGAGGVAVALSPRLRQARLSTVVGWCAGLAALLTAVGYVVVAWTPVTVANIWQYGTGTSFKNLALLIVVCVALFAPFAMVGVIISTFFGRESQGIGRLYFADLIGAGLACAAVVFMIRFLGPPTAIMIAGLILAGVSVGRFLPDRSPRQLVPAGLVAVLLVVGVLAVDAIHVIPDESKQSPDSDAVQESRWSPIFRVDTQDVGANVILFHDGLIGSSIHAWDGELESLETKYIADARSLPFAVLSDDGILDTEGGPGNVVIVGAAGGNEILTSLAFGADHIDAIELNPVTHGLLLDEYAEYSGRVAYEPNVNYELGDGRSFVERSDKEFDLVWFPAPDSYAASNAASAGAFVLSESYLYTADAVDASLDKLTDDGILAAQFGEIDYENRPYRTARYVSTVRKALEDRGVEDPSEHVLVATSPTAVGATAYSTVLVKDTPFTDEEVERFTQQVDFMTGVAAADPANTSAVVLRHAPGIPPDGSPVSEILTLPDDELDEWYDDFAYDVEPITDDAPYFWNFARPGSVLRDMDQSLQPSDTVDPESGIGERVLLLLLGISALFAVTFLILPFLAIRKDWKALPRKPISALYFSCLGMGFLFFEITLIQRLTLFLGYPTYSLTVTLASVLIFTGVGALLSERVVHRGWTVGLWLLGALAVLTLFYELALPGIVDGLFGLSLALRVIVAFLLMAPLGLCLGMFMPLGLGAVGRLTSLSREYVAWGWAVNGFASVMGSVLTTLLSMTFGFRVVMVVALCVYAVAVIALRSLMTSADAVTAAGGPGARPDEDEPDATPAGGPTGQPVPVAP